The Aeromonas veronii genome includes the window TCACCTCGGTGGACGAGGTGCTCAGGCTCGCGGAGGATCTGGGCTAAGCCATGAGCAGCTTCAACTACAAGGGACGCGACAGTCAGGGCAATGCCGTCAGCGGCAGCCTGGAGGCGGCGAGCGAGATGGCCGCCGCCGAGCAGCTGATGCGCCGTGGCGTGATGCCGACCGAGCTCAAACCCGGCAGGGCGAAATCCGCCAGCATCGACTGGTCCCTGCTGCTGGAGGGCAGCGTCAAGCTCGAAGAGCTGGTGGTGTTCAGCCGCCAGATGTACGCTCTGACCCGGGCCGGCATCCCCATACTGCGGGCCATCGCCGGGCTGGAGGATAGCACCCACAGCAAGCCGCTGAAGCGGGCGCTGCACGCACTGGGGGAAGATCTCGGCAATGGACGCCCCCTGTCGAGCGCCATGCAATCCCATCCCAAGGTGTTCAGCAACCTGTTTGTCTCCATCATCCACGTGGGGGAGAACACGGGTCAGCTGGAAGAGGCTTTCCTGCAGCTCGCCAACTATTTCGATCTGGAGCTGGAGACCCGCAAGCGGATCAAGACCGCCATGCGCTATCCCAGCTTCGTGATGGCTGCCATCGCCATCGCCATGGTGATCCTCAACATCATGGTGATCCCGGTGTTTGCCGGCATGTTTGCCAAGTTCGGGGTGGAACTGCCGTTGGCGACCCGGATCCTGCTCGCCACCTCCCACTTCTTCGTCCATTACTGGTGGCTGCTGCTCGCCATCCTGGCGGGCGCCGTCATCGGCTGGCGGCGCTGGGTCGCCACGACCCGGGGCAAGCTGACCTGGCACAGATGGCAGCTGCGACTGCCCATCGTCGGCACCATCATAGAACGCTCCCTGCTGGCGCGCTTCGCCCGCAGCTTCTCCATGATGCTCAAGGCCGGGGTGCCGCTGAACCAGGCGCTGACCCTGGTGGCGGATGCGGTGGACAACGCCTGGATGGCGGACCGGATCCGCGACATGCGTGCCGGGATCGAGCGGGGGGAGAGCCTGCTGCGCACCGCCGGTGGCAGCGGCCTGTTTACCCCATTGGTGATGCAGATGATCGCGGTGGGGGAGGAGACGGGTCAGGTGGACGACCTGCTGCACGAGGCGGCGGAATACTACGAGCGGGAGGTGGACTACGACCTCAAGAGCCTCACCGCCCGCATCGAACCCATCCTGATCGGCATCGTCGCCGTCATGGTGCTGGTGCTGGCGCTCGGTATCTTCACACCCATGTGGGACATGATGCGGGCGGTGCGTGGTCAGTCATGAGTAGCGAGCATCTTCGCGGTTTTAAGGGTGGTCAAGGTCGGTAGGAGCAGGGATGAGCAGACAGTCCGAACAGGATGAGCGCTGGCTGGGAGGGTATCGGCGGCTGGCCGCCGTGATCCTGCTGCTGGTCATCATCGCCACCCTGGCCATGAGCTATCGCAGCCACAGGGAACAGGCGCTGGCGGTGAGCGTGACGCTGCTGGGGGAGCAATTTGCCGAGCGAGTCCAGCGTCTGCACGGGCGCTGGCTCGATGAGCGACGACCCGAAGTGTTGCATGCCGAGGGGGTCGCCTGGCAGTTCGATGAGCGGGGCTGGCCCCTCGGGGTATTGCCGCTGCAATCCCCATCTGATGATTGTCGTCAGCTGTGGTTGACCCTGATCGGTGATGGGGGGCAGAACCTGCCGCCGCTGGAAGCCCTGGTCAGCCGGGATGGGAGAGGCTGTGAATACGGCTGGGAAACCCAACGGCTGCACTACCGGTTCGGGGATGGGCGGGTGCAACTGCTGCCCTGAGCCAGATGACACTTAACCTGTGACATGATTTTTTTCTAACCGCATGAAATAATGCGGACAATGACGGAGGCAGCATGGCAGCAACAAGAGTGATATCCGGCCGCGGACCCGGCCAGATGGCGGGTTTTTCCCTGATCGAACTGGTGATCGTCATCGTGATCCTGGGGATCCTGGCGGTCACCGCATTGCCCCGTTTCCTCGACGTCACCGACGAGGCGAAGAAGGCCAGCGTGGAGGGGGTATCCGGCGGTTTCGCGACCGGGGTGTCGCTGGTGCGGGCCCAGTGGGAAGCGGAAGGACGCGCCAAGCAGGACGGTCTCAATACCGTACTCTACGACGGGTCGCGTTTCTATTTGACGACGCCAACCGACACTCAGGTCAATAACGGCGAGCTCTCCCCGGGGTATCCTATGGACACGTCTGCGAGCGGCAATGCCGATGTAAATCCGGCCAATCTGACGGCCCAGCGCTGTCTCTATATTTGGGAGGGATTGCTGCAAAATCCTCCCAAGGCGACTGCCAGCTTCGATGAAGTGCGCGGTAGCGGCAATGACCTGAAGTTTTATGCAACGGTGAGCAGCAACGGACTGGATTCGGTTTGCCGTTACTATCTGGTCAACAGCCTGAGCAAAGGCAGTGATGGACGCTATCAAGACCCGCAAGGGAGCACGAGTGAGTTCATGAGTTTCAGTTATCGCCCGGCCTCCGGCCAGGTCATTACCAATATCAATTGATTAACCGAGGAAAATGCAATGAAGAAGCAAGCGGGTTTTACCCTGATCGAACTGGTGATCGTCATCATCATTCTGGGCATTCTGGCGGTCACCGCCGCACCCAAGTTCCTGAATCTGCAGGATGATGCGCGTACTTCCACTCTGAAAGGGGTCGAGGGTTCTCTGAATTCTGCCGGTGCCATGGTGTATAGCAAAGCCGTGATTGCGGGCAAGGACACTAATGATTCCGATACGCTGGATATCGGTAATGGTGTCAATGTAGGAATTGCCTACGGTTACCCGAAGGCTACTCAGGCAGACTTGGAAAATGTGCTGCAACTGAGCTCTAACGATTGGAGCTTTGGTACTCCTGCGTCCAGCAGCATCAAGATTTTCCCGGCAGGTATTTCAGCCGCTACAGCGACTGACTGCTTCGTCACCTATACCCAAGCAGCCTCTGGTTCTCAGCCGACCTCTGAAGTTACCGCCTGTAAATAAGCCAAACCAATAAGCAAAGTAGAGAGAGGTTGTCCTCTCTCTACTTCTTTCTAGGGTTGTTCATCATGATGGAACAGGACGACGGTTTTACCCTGATAGAACTGGTGATAGTGATCCTGTTACTCGGGATTCTGGCCGCCTTTGCCGTGCCCAAATGGCTGGGCAAAGGCGGCTTTGAAACCCATACCCTGCGCGATGAACTGGTGGCCCGGCTGCGGTTGGTGCAGACCATGAACATGCAGGAAGGGGTGGCGCGCTGCACCCAGCTGGTGGTGGAGACCAATCGCTTCGCTCATCTGACCCAGACGGGCAGTTGTGCGTCCGGGTCCGTCATCGATAACTGGAAGGCGGATGAACAGGTCCGTGGGCGAGTGGTCAAGGCTTCCGGCAGTATCTCCCTGCCTCAGGGCAGCTTTTCTTTCGACAAGCGCAGCGGCCGCCCCCTATCCCCGTCAGCCTGCATCAGCGGTTGTAACCTGATGGTGAGCGATGGTGGGGAGAGTGCCCGTCTGCGTATCGAGCCCGAAGGCTATATTCATGCCCTTCCCTAATGCCCGCCGCGGCTTCACTCTGATCGAGTTCATCGTCGGCATCGTGCTGCTGGCGGTGGCGCTCACCGGCATCCTGGGGCTGCTTGTCAACCAGGCCCCCCAGGCAGTGGATCCGGTGCAGCAGGTACGGGCCGCCCAGCTGGCCCAGCGCATCTTAAGCGAGGTGCTGGAGAAGTCCTTCGATGAGCATTCCGATCACAATGGCGGGCGTTTTCGCTGCGGCGAGACGGCCGGAAGCCCGGCGGTGGCCTACCCGGCCTGCACCGACAGCGCCAGCTATGGCCCGGACAGTGGCGAGACGCGTCCCTACCAGTTCAATGACGTGGATGATTACCAGACCAGCGCCATCTGCGCCAAGGGGTTGGCCAGATGCGACGGCGGCTGGGTGCCGGCCAATTTCTTCGGTGCCAGGAGTGGTGCTGGTCTGGATGCGAGCGAGTATCGCCAGTTCGGGGTCCGGATCCGGGTGAGCGGGGCAGACTTGACCAAGAATGACTTGCCCACTTGCAGCGGCCCCTGCTTCACCGGCAAGCGCGTCGAGCTGTGGGTACGCTTGCCGGATCGCAGCGAACTGGCCTTTACCCTCTATCGAGGGAACTACTGATGCGGGCGGCACGGGGTTTCACTCTGGTGGAGCTGGTCATGGTGATCCTGCTGCTCGGGGTCATGGCGACCTTCACCAGCCAGTTTATCGGCATCGGCACCCAGATTTACGGGGATGCCAGCAGCCGCGAGCAACTGATGAGTGATGCCCGCTTCGCCATGGAGCGGCTCAACCGCGAGCTGCGCGATGCGGTGCCCGGCTCTGTGCGCGTGGAGGACGCCGCTGGCGGCTTGAAGGAGCAGGGGCCTTGCCTGCGCTTCTGGCCCATCGCCACCACCAGTCGCTATCTGGGGCCGGCGGCGATCACGGCCCTCAACATTGTCGCGCCAGCTAAATTGCCTGCCAAAAATGACCTGGCCATCATCTATCCACTGCCTGATGCCACGATTGGCAACACCAATACGCTGGATGTTAGTTGTTTGCAGGGGCGTTGCACTGCCAGGGTGACTGCCGTGGGGAGCCCTGCCTCCGGGGCCTTGTCGCTGACCCTGGCGGCCGCTGTTACCAAGGATTCCCCGGGCCAGCGCATCTATTTTGCCAACCAGCAGGTACGTTATTGCGTGGTGGGCACGACCCTGACCTGGGCCAGCGCCGCCATCGGCACTGGCGCCCTCTGGAGCTCCCCGGCCCTGATGGCCGAGCATATCCGACCGACCAGCTATTTCTATCGGGATCCCGCTGCCTTCAATCAGAGCGAAGTGGGGCTAGGGATTGTGTTTGAGCAGCGCGGCGAGAGCGTCAGCTTCAACCACAAGCTGGAGGTGCTCAATGTCCCTTAAACTTGCCTCTGTCAGGTATCAGCGAGGCAGCGCCATCATGATCGCGCTCTTTGTCATCGTCATCATGGCCCTGCTGGCGGCGGCCATGGGCCGCTTCCTGGTGGACAGCGCTGAGAAGCACACTGCGGAGGTGCGCGGAGTGCGGGCCCTGATGGCGGCACAGAGTGGGCTGGAAATTGCCCTCTATCGACTCTATCCCAACGGCAAGTGGCAAGGGCAGCAATGCGCCGCCAGCACCAGTCTCAGTTTCACCGATGCGGGACTGACGGGCTGCCAGGCCATCGTCACCTGCAGCAAGGTGTCGGTGAGTGCCGCTGGCACCACCCAGACCGCCTATGACTTCAGCAGCGAGGGGCGCTGCGGTGACCCGGGAACCAACAGCGGCCCGAATCCGGACTTTGCCGTCAGCCGCACTCTGGTGGCACAAGCCTTCGATGGAGTGAACCCATGATCCGCCGCCTCTGTGCTGCCCTTGTCTTGTTGTTGGTTGGCTTGCCTGCCCAGGCTGCACTGGACTGCAACAGCATCTTCCCTGGCCCCATCCAGAGTCACGATTCGGCGGGCACCCTTTACATGCAGTCCGGTGCCCGGGTGGAGAATTACAATGGCCTGGAGGTCTGCTTCAGGCAGGTCACCGGCTATGACTACGAAATGAGCACGCAGGCCTGTGGGGCGGGCAAGTGTCAGATCACCGGTGTGGCCAGCTTGAAGCAGACCCGGCCCACTTTCCCGGGGACGACGGATTCCGCAAGCTATACGGTTGCCAACTGGACCACCCCCACCGTCGTACTGGGAACAACCCCCAATTACGGCAAGGCCGCCAGCAGCAGTCGCTGGGACCTGGGCAGTCTGACCATAGATGGTACCGTCACTTCCAATGGCTCAGGCAATGTCAGCTTTTCGGACAGTTACAGCACCTATGTCATCAAGAGCCTGACCATGCAAAACGGCGGCGTTATGACGTTGACCGCAGGCAAGACCTATATCATCGAAGGGGATCTGACCCTGACCGGGGGCAGCCTCATCAAGCTGGTCGGCAGCGGGACGACCTCGTTTTATGTCAAGGGCAGCATCGCAGCTCACAACGACTCGCAACTGCAGACAGGTTCCGGTTTCAAGGCCTATGTGGTCGGCAACATCACACTCACCGGTAGCGACCAGCTGGCAGGCACCTACTATGCGGAAGGGGATGCCACCTTCGAGAATCAGGTGGTCTTGCGTGGCCAGTTGAGTGCCAAGAACGTCAATCTGAAGGGGAACAGCAAGGTCATCTATGACGGCGGGGAGCCTCTGCTCGCCTGCTTCAACGACGACTTCTCCGCCAGTTCTCTCAGCAACAACTGGGTCGTGGCTCGCAGCAGCGGCAACTTCACGCCCTCCATCGTCAATGGTCGCCTCGGCATGACCCAGGCCAGTACCTACCAGGCCACGTCGACGACCTATCAGCGACTCTTCCCCGCTGCCAACAACCTGGTGACTATTGAGTTCGACCACTACGCCTATGGCGGCAACGGAGCGGATGGCATGGCGGTGGTGCTCTCGGACGCCAAGATAACGCCCCAGCCAGGGGCCGCGGGCGGGCCGCTGGGCTATGGCTTCACGGCGGGCAACAACGGCTTTGCCGGCGGCTGGCTCGGGGTGGGGATAGACGAGTATGGCAACTTCTCCGGCGAAGGCGGGGCGACCAACAAGGGACGGCGTAAGCAGTCCGTGGCGGTGCGGGGTTCGGGTTCGGGCACCAGCGGTTACAACTACCTCAGGGGTACCTGCAACAACGGCAGTACCAGCACCAATGGCAACTGCCTCTCGCCGACCGTGGACAGCGGCTCGGACGGCAACCGCCCCCATCGTTACCGCCTGACCGTGGATTCCCGTACCAGTGGCCAGTCTCTGGTCAAGGTGGAGCGCAACACCGGCAGCGGCTACAGCACCCTGATCGACAGTTTCAATGCGCTCAGCCAAAGCGGTCAGGCGGCGATCCCGGAGAACTTCCTGCTCTCCATGACGGGATCTACCGGTGCCGCGACCAACGCGCACCAGATAGACAACTTCCAGGTCTGCGCCCTCAACTCCAGTCCGGTGGGGAACCAGATCGATCACTTCGAGTTCGAGCACAGCGGCAACGCCCTGACCTGCAACCCCGAAACCCTGACCATACGCGCCTGTGCCAATGCCAGTTGCAGCCAGCTGGTCAATGAGCAGGTGAGCGCCACCCTGACGCCGCTTAAAAATGGCAGCAACGGCTGGGTGGCCAGCAACCAGCTGAGCTATAACGGCAACACAGCTACCGTGACCTTCAGCGGCGGCACCACCAAATTGCAGCTTCGCAACAATCTGGCGAGCGCCATGACGGTGGGGGTGAGTGGCTCGACGCCCTCCACCAAACCGCTCAGTACCACTCTCTGCCGGTCGGGCAGCGGGGCCCTGAGCGCGGCGGCCTGTACCCTCAGCTTTGCGGACAGTGGCTTCTTGTTCGATGTGCCTACCGACGTGCCGGATACCGATGCGCTGGACACCATTGCCAACAAGCCCCAACGGGTGGTGATGAAGGCGGTCCGGAAGGACAACGTGACCCAGCAGTGTGTGCCGAGTTTCGCCAGTGTGAGCAAGCCTGTCAGCTTCTGGAGCGACTATGTCAGTCCGTCGAGCAACGCCTTCGGCAGCAAGGTAACGGTCAACGGCAGCGCCATCGCCACCTCGCAGGGGGGGGCGGTGACCAGCAATCTGAGCTTCGATGCCAAGGGTGAGACCACCCTGACGGTGAATTACCCGGATGCGGGCCAGATGCGGCTCAATGCCCGCCACGATGGCAGCGGGGATACCGCAGGTCTGGTGATGACGGGCTCGGGTCTCTTTGTCAGCCGCCCGGTCGGGCTCTGCATCACTCCGACCCAGGGGGCCTGCACGGCGGGGAATGCCAGCTGCCCTGTGTTCAGGAAGACGGGGGAAGAGTTCTCGCTGACCATAGCAGCCGTGGCCTGGCAGGCCGATAACGATACCGATTTCTGCAGCGGCAACTTGACTACCCCGAACTTCGCCTTGGCCAATATTGCCCTCGGCAGCCAGCTGGTGGCCCCCAAGCCCGGAGTCGAGGCGGTGGTCAGCAAGCTGAGTTATGACCATTCCAACGCGAAAGGCAGTAACAACCTCAACACCGTCACCCAGTCGGTGAACGAGGTCGGGGTCTTCCGGATGACTGCAACGCCACCGAACTCAGGTTACTTTGGCTACACCATCCCCGCCGCCAGTAGCGTGCCGGTGGGGCGTTTCGTGCCCTGGGACTTCTACCTGATGAGCAGCACTGTCACCCCGGCCTGCGGCGGCTTTAGCTATATGAGCCAGCCGTTTGGAGTGCAAACGACGGTGCAGGCACGCAACAAGCAGGGTGGGATCACCCAGAACTACCGGGGTGATTTTGCCAAGGGAGTGATCTCTCTGGTGGCTGCGAACAATCAGGACGGGGTCGACAGATCCAACCGCCTGGATCCTCTGACGACCAGCTGGGCGAGCGGCCAGGCCAGCTTCGATGGCCAGAGCCGTTTCGTGCGCCTGCGTGAACTCACTCCGAGCCTGACCGCGCCGGAGGAGCCACTGCGGCTGCTGAGGCTGGGGCTCAAGGTAGGGGATGGTGAGGCCAGCGAGACCAGCTTCCTCGCCAACCGCGACATGAATCCGGCCGTCAGTGGTAGCTGCCAGAGCGGGGTGAATTGCACCGCCAAACAGCTCTCCATTCCGAAGGGGGCGGGCGATACCATGATCGCCTACTACGGCCGGCTGCTTGCCAGCACCCGTCAGGGGGTCGACAGCGCCCCGCTGGCGCTGCCCCTGCAAGTGCAATATTTCGAAGGGGGCCTGTGGCGAGCCAATTCGCAAGATATCTGCACCCAGATCTCCCTGGCGGGTGGCGGCATCGTCTTTACCGATGCGGATCAACGCTATGACGCCGCGACGGGGGATCTGATCCTCAAAGACGGTACCCGCATTCGCCTTGGTCTCGGCAATGTGGCACCGGGTGGCACTCAGGTCGGTTTCGACGCAGGCGAGACCCGGTTCCACTTCGCGCCGCCCAATCAGGCGGTGCGCATTCCCTATCGGATCGTGCTGGAGCAACAGCCATCCCAACCCGTCTGGTTGGCTGATCCCGCCACGACGGGTCATCTGCAGGGGGAGGCGATTTTTGGTCGGGATCGGGGCAATGATCGGATTATTTATCGCCGCGAAGTGATGCCCTGATAGGACGGGTCTGACGGGGAATGAGGCTGTTTGATATTGAGTGACGACTTATCTCCTTGTTTCTTAGTCTTTGTCGGCCTGTGCGGGTGAGTGATGACTCGCATTTTTGTCGCGCCTGATTGATTGGCGACAGTTTGAGCGCTTGCCGATTGGGGTGGGCATTGGTAAAGTTAGCCGGTTTTCTGCACCTCCAAATTCTTAGGATTTCCCGTAGCCATGTTCAAAAAGCTCAGAGGCGTCTTTTCCAACGATCTGTCGATCGACTTGGGAACTGCCAACACCCTGATCTACGTAAAAGATCAAGGGATCGTCCTTAACGAACCCTCAGTTGTCGCCATTCGCCAAGAGCGCGGGAACGCCAAATCGGTCGCTGCTGTCGGTCATGCCGCCAAGCAGATGCTGGGTCGTACCCCTGGTAACATCTCCGCCATTCGTCCGATGAAAGACGGCGTCATCGCCGATTTCTACGTGACCGAGAAGATGCTGCAGCACTTCATCAAGCAGGTTCACGACAACAACTATTTCCGTCCGAGCCCCCGTGTGCTGGTATGCGTTCCCTGCGGTTCCACCCAGGTTGAGCGTCGTGCCATCAAGGAGTCCGCACTGGGTGCCGGCGCCCGCGAGGTGTACCTGATCGACGAGCCCATGGCCGCCGCCATCGGTGCCGGCCTGCCGGTCTCCGAAGCGACCGGTTCCATGGTGGTGGACATCGGTGGTGGCACTACCGAAGTGGCCATCATCTCCCTGAACGGCGTGGTCTACTCCCAGTCCGTGCGTATCGGTGGCGACAAGTTCGACGAAGCCATCATCAGCTACGTGCGCCGCAACTATGGCAGCCTGATCGGGGAAGCCACCGCCGAGCGCATCAAGCACGAGATCGGCTCCGCCTATCCGGGCGAAGAGGTGCGCGAGATCGAAGTGCGTGGTCGCAACCTGGCAGAAGGGGTGCCGCGCAGCTTCACCCTGAACTCCAACGAGATCCTGGAAGCGCTGCAAGAGCCGCTGTCCGGTATCGTCTCCGCCGTCATGGTGGCGCTGGAGCAGTCCCCGCCCGAGCTGGCCTCCGACATCTCCGAGCGCGGCATGGTGCTGACCGGTGGTGGCGCCCTGCTCAAAGATATCGACCGTCTGCTGATGGAAGAGACCGGCATCCCGGTCGTCGTGGCTGAGGATCCGCTCACCTGTGTCGCCCGTGGCGGTGGCAAGGCGCTGGAGCTGATCGATATGCACGGTGGCGATCTGTTCCACTACGAATAAGACCCAAAGCCGGCCGAGCGCCGGCTCTTTTTTGACGACTCATGAAACCCATCTTTGGTAGAGGCCCTTCGCTTCAGTTACGGTTGTTTCTCGCCGTCATCATCTCGGTTGCTGCCATCGTCGCGGATTCCCGCTTCGGTGTGTTCACGCACGTCCGCGTCTATCTGAGCTCCCTCGTCAGTCCGCTGCAATACATTGCCAACGCGCCGGGTACCCTGCTCGACACCATGTCGACCCAGGTGCAGACCCGCTCCAGCCTGATCGAACAGACCAAGCTGCAGGAGCAACAGCTGTTTACCCTGCGTTCCCGTCTGCTCAAGCTGGATCAGCTGGAGCACGAGAACCAGCGCCTGCGTGAATTGCTGGGTTCGCCGGTTCACAAGGAGTCCCGCAAGATGGTGGCCGAGCTGCTGTCGGTGGATTCCGACCCCTTCAGCCATCAGGTGCTGATCAACAAGGGGGCGCTGGATGGCGTCTACAACGGCCAGCCGGTGATCAACGATCAGGGGGTGGTCGGCCAGGTGCTGCACGTGGGTTCCACCACCAGCCGGGTGCTGCTTATCACCGACTCCAGCCACGGTATCCCGGTGCGGGTGCTGCGCAATGACCTGCGCGCCATCGCCTCCGGCAGTGGTGAGCTGGACAAGCTGGAGCTGCGCAATCTGCCGCGCAACACCGACGTGCAGGTAGGGGATCTGCTGGTCACCTCGGGCCTCGGCGGCCGTTTCCCGGAAGGCTATCCGGTGGCAACCGTGACCCGATCCGACTATGTGGAGGGCAAACCCTTCGCCCAGATCGAGGCCAAGCCGCTGGTGGCACTGGACAGGCTGCGTTATCTGCTGCTGTTGTGGACCGACAAGAAGCCGGAAGTCCGTGACAACGAGGCGCTGGATGCACCCGCGGCAGCGTCTGCCGCATCGGCCACTTCGGCGGCGGGGGCGACCCGCTGATGCTGCAACCTGCCAGCGGCAGGATCTGGATCTGGGTCTCGATCCTGCTGGCCCTGTGCCTCTCCATCCTGCCGCTTCCTTTCCAGTTCGAGCCCTTCCGGCCGGATTGGCTCGCCATGGTGCTCATCTACTGGGCGCTGGCGTTGCCCCATCGAACCAACGTCGGCACCGCCTGGGTAGCCGGTCTGCTGCTGGATGTGCTGCTTGGCAGCACGCTCGGGGTGCGTGCCATGGCCATGGCCATCACCACCTATCTGGCGGCCTTCCAGTTCCAGAAGATCCGCAACTTCTCCCTCTGGCAACAGGCGCTGATCATCGGTCTGCTCTCCCTGGTGGGGAAGATCACCGTGTTCTGGGCCGAACACCTGTTCAGCCGCGCCAGCCTCAACTTCGCCTATTTTTGGTCGACGTTGACGACGATGCTAATATGGCCCTGGATCTTTATGGTCTTGCGCAAGGTGCGCCGTCACTTCAATATCAAGTGAATGTGAGCAAAAACAATAAATTGTAACCGTATCTCATCTCATCTAAGCGAATATGAACAAGCACAACGAACTGCAACTCTATCTCGCCTCGGGTTCTCCCCGTCGGCACGAACTGCTGACCCAGCTGGGCTACCGCTTCGAGGTACTCAGGCTGGATGTGCCCGAGCAGCGTGGCGAGGGTGAGAAACCCCAGGACTACGTCTGCCGTCTGGCCCGTGACAAGGCGATGGCTGGTGTGGCGGCGGCACCGACGGCGCTGCCCGTGCTGGGCGCTGACACCATAGTGGTGCTGGGGGAGCGGGTGCTTGAGAAGCCGTCCGATCTGCTCGATGCGAAAGACATGCTGGAGGCACTCTCCGGCCGGATCCATCAGGTGATGACGGCGGTGGCACTGGCCACCCCGGAGCGTTGCGATGTGCGGCTGGTCACCACCAATGTGGCGTTTCGCAAGCTGGATGAGGCCGAGATCGAGGCCTATTGGCGCACCGGTGAGCCCTGCGACAAGGCCGGCGCTTACGCCATTCAGGGCATCGCCGGCAAGTTTGTCAGCCGGATCGAGGGGAGCTACAGCGCCGTGGTCGGCCTGCCCCTGCTGGAGACGGATCTGCTGATCCGCCAGCAGCTCGAACAGGGTCGATAACCCGTCCAGCGACGCCTGCTGCGTTACCACTTGCGTGCATTCATGTGCCAGATGGCCAGCCAGAATTCAAAACTAGAAAGGCAAGGTAACTTATGTCAGTAGAACTGCTGGTGAACGTCACCCCCTCGGAGACCCGGGTTGCCCTGGTCGAGAACGGCCTGCTGCAGGAAGTGCATGTGGAGCGCCAGGCCAAGCGCGGCATCGTGGGCAACATCTACAAGGGCAAGATCAGCCGGGTGCTGCCCGGCATGCAGGCCGCCTTCGTCGACATCGGCATGGACAAGGCAGCCTTCTTGCACGCCTCCGATATCGTGCCCCACACCGAGTGCGTGGCGATCAAGGAGAAGGAGCAGTTCCAGGCAGGCAACATCGCCGAGCTGGTGCGCCAGGGTCAGGACATCATGGTGCAGGTGGTCAAAGATCCCCTGGGCACCAAGGGGGCCCGTCTCACCACCGACATTACCCTGCCGTCCCGTTATCTCGTCTTCATGCCGGGCAGTGCCCACGTCGGCGTCTCCCAGCGCATCGAGTCGGAAGCGGAGCGTGAGCGGTTGAAGCGCACCGTGGCCGGCTACGTG containing:
- a CDS encoding DUF6701 domain-containing protein, which translates into the protein MIRRLCAALVLLLVGLPAQAALDCNSIFPGPIQSHDSAGTLYMQSGARVENYNGLEVCFRQVTGYDYEMSTQACGAGKCQITGVASLKQTRPTFPGTTDSASYTVANWTTPTVVLGTTPNYGKAASSSRWDLGSLTIDGTVTSNGSGNVSFSDSYSTYVIKSLTMQNGGVMTLTAGKTYIIEGDLTLTGGSLIKLVGSGTTSFYVKGSIAAHNDSQLQTGSGFKAYVVGNITLTGSDQLAGTYYAEGDATFENQVVLRGQLSAKNVNLKGNSKVIYDGGEPLLACFNDDFSASSLSNNWVVARSSGNFTPSIVNGRLGMTQASTYQATSTTYQRLFPAANNLVTIEFDHYAYGGNGADGMAVVLSDAKITPQPGAAGGPLGYGFTAGNNGFAGGWLGVGIDEYGNFSGEGGATNKGRRKQSVAVRGSGSGTSGYNYLRGTCNNGSTSTNGNCLSPTVDSGSDGNRPHRYRLTVDSRTSGQSLVKVERNTGSGYSTLIDSFNALSQSGQAAIPENFLLSMTGSTGAATNAHQIDNFQVCALNSSPVGNQIDHFEFEHSGNALTCNPETLTIRACANASCSQLVNEQVSATLTPLKNGSNGWVASNQLSYNGNTATVTFSGGTTKLQLRNNLASAMTVGVSGSTPSTKPLSTTLCRSGSGALSAAACTLSFADSGFLFDVPTDVPDTDALDTIANKPQRVVMKAVRKDNVTQQCVPSFASVSKPVSFWSDYVSPSSNAFGSKVTVNGSAIATSQGGAVTSNLSFDAKGETTLTVNYPDAGQMRLNARHDGSGDTAGLVMTGSGLFVSRPVGLCITPTQGACTAGNASCPVFRKTGEEFSLTIAAVAWQADNDTDFCSGNLTTPNFALANIALGSQLVAPKPGVEAVVSKLSYDHSNAKGSNNLNTVTQSVNEVGVFRMTATPPNSGYFGYTIPAASSVPVGRFVPWDFYLMSSTVTPACGGFSYMSQPFGVQTTVQARNKQGGITQNYRGDFAKGVISLVAANNQDGVDRSNRLDPLTTSWASGQASFDGQSRFVRLRELTPSLTAPEEPLRLLRLGLKVGDGEASETSFLANRDMNPAVSGSCQSGVNCTAKQLSIPKGAGDTMIAYYGRLLASTRQGVDSAPLALPLQVQYFEGGLWRANSQDICTQISLAGGGIVFTDADQRYDAATGDLILKDGTRIRLGLGNVAPGGTQVGFDAGETRFHFAPPNQAVRIPYRIVLEQQPSQPVWLADPATTGHLQGEAIFGRDRGNDRIIYRREVMP
- a CDS encoding rod shape-determining protein, with translation MFKKLRGVFSNDLSIDLGTANTLIYVKDQGIVLNEPSVVAIRQERGNAKSVAAVGHAAKQMLGRTPGNISAIRPMKDGVIADFYVTEKMLQHFIKQVHDNNYFRPSPRVLVCVPCGSTQVERRAIKESALGAGAREVYLIDEPMAAAIGAGLPVSEATGSMVVDIGGGTTEVAIISLNGVVYSQSVRIGGDKFDEAIISYVRRNYGSLIGEATAERIKHEIGSAYPGEEVREIEVRGRNLAEGVPRSFTLNSNEILEALQEPLSGIVSAVMVALEQSPPELASDISERGMVLTGGGALLKDIDRLLMEETGIPVVVAEDPLTCVARGGGKALELIDMHGGDLFHYE
- the mreC gene encoding rod shape-determining protein MreC codes for the protein MKPIFGRGPSLQLRLFLAVIISVAAIVADSRFGVFTHVRVYLSSLVSPLQYIANAPGTLLDTMSTQVQTRSSLIEQTKLQEQQLFTLRSRLLKLDQLEHENQRLRELLGSPVHKESRKMVAELLSVDSDPFSHQVLINKGALDGVYNGQPVINDQGVVGQVLHVGSTTSRVLLITDSSHGIPVRVLRNDLRAIASGSGELDKLELRNLPRNTDVQVGDLLVTSGLGGRFPEGYPVATVTRSDYVEGKPFAQIEAKPLVALDRLRYLLLLWTDKKPEVRDNEALDAPAAASAASATSAAGATR
- the mreD gene encoding rod shape-determining protein MreD, giving the protein MLQPASGRIWIWVSILLALCLSILPLPFQFEPFRPDWLAMVLIYWALALPHRTNVGTAWVAGLLLDVLLGSTLGVRAMAMAITTYLAAFQFQKIRNFSLWQQALIIGLLSLVGKITVFWAEHLFSRASLNFAYFWSTLTTMLIWPWIFMVLRKVRRHFNIK
- a CDS encoding Maf family protein, with translation MNKHNELQLYLASGSPRRHELLTQLGYRFEVLRLDVPEQRGEGEKPQDYVCRLARDKAMAGVAAAPTALPVLGADTIVVLGERVLEKPSDLLDAKDMLEALSGRIHQVMTAVALATPERCDVRLVTTNVAFRKLDEAEIEAYWRTGEPCDKAGAYAIQGIAGKFVSRIEGSYSAVVGLPLLETDLLIRQQLEQGR